tctgttgaaccacggttcaaaagcaatgtctgatttccattggttaattttcatagaatttgtatttattattactttcgtcagattcaaattatttctgtgaccattgtgggtttttcattcattaaccgaggggtaccaacaattttccACGTCCACGTGTGTACTCACCTGAGATCTTCACACTTTTGGGATAACTGATACTGAAGCTTCCTAGCTCGCTGAGCACATGCGAGAGGCGCCTGTAGTCAGATATCACCAGGCACAACAACCCAGGGAACCGGTTTGAACCGGCAGAGAGACTATCAAAGCAAGCAGATTAGCAGACATCCACTCAAGTGATCTTTTTCTGCAGCTATAAACCCACATACACACTGCCACTGATAGAAAATACACCAAAAGGCTTTAGAAAAGAGGTGTAAATGTAGTAGGAGATTGCAGTAATGGAGGGGCCATTTATGCTTTAATTGAAGGTAAAGAATCAGATGCAAAGCCTCCACTCGTCTAAACCCTGTAATGCTACTTAGGCAGGCTCTTATCTACAGAGCAGGGGTGATTAAATAGACTCCTAGGCAGAGAAAGCGTCCACCCCCCCACACCCTGCCAGCACAACCTGAGCCAAACTGGTTTACGCCGGTCTGCTGAGGCATACAGCGCTGTGAGGGAAACCCAGTGAAGGTTAACCACATCCTCTCATGAGTAACCCTACTCCCTTTGTCATCTGCTGCGTCAGAGtggagaacacagacagaaatgtgCTCAGTGTGtctcttctttgtgtttctacaAAGAAATATACCTAATCCTGGATTACATGACTCAACATTACACGCATGAGTTGCTGCATCTACATCTAATTTCAGAAACATGAAGTCAAGACTGACACCATCACCTTCCAGTTTCTATGGTGATGTCAACTGTTTAGTGTGAGGGTTTCCTGGAGTGTGACCAACAAAGAGGCCATAGTGTCTGAGTTTAATCTTGACTCCAGAATTgttctttttgctctttttttgtacagtCCATCCTCATAGTTTGACTGCTCACTAATCCCTCTGTGATCAAGGTCAGCACCACTGTAATGTCCTTTGTTCTTGACTACAACAGAACCAGAAGCCCAGCTGCTAGTAATATGTAGTAATCTGCCATAATTGAACAGGATATTAAGCTCATGTGATctgatggtggtggtgaaaCTAAACCATCTctaaaacacaaattcaaaccAAGCAAATGCATGTAATAAGGACAAACACGAGTTCAACTTCAATATACAAtgaaataatttattaaaaatgacaaacaaaggaACCTTTCAGAAATGCACATTgtgctatgacattttggtgacAATAATACATTAGTGGCCACTAATGAACAGTGTtcattgtacaacaaagagaaGCTGAGAAACAAGGCATGTGTTCAGGACAGGCGTTCATGTAGGCAGGTTCTTCGGCACTAAAACGTCTCATGTTCCTCGTGCACCAGCATCAACACAGTGATGCACCTGCACAAGGTGCTGCTTCACAGTCATGCATCCACAGGAATGCTTTCATTCAAGTCTGGGGGAAGACATTATTCCCTTCATGTTTCCAGTCAGCTCATCTTGCTCCGCCCGCTCCAGGCAGGATTCTCCGCTGTCACCTCCGTCCACGAGGCGACAGCCGCCGCATGTTGCCCTCCCGGCAGCCGGCTGCACCTTCTCCTCCACCTGACGCTTCAGGTGAGCCGCAGCAGGCGGTAACCCAGTCAAATTGGGAGTGTTTTACATTCAGCCCACACAGGAgcccacaaagacacagacgGTGAAGATAAAACACAGTCAGCGCAGTTTGAGCAGCTGTCGGACCATGCCTGTGATCTGGAGGAACTTGTCCTTCTTCCGCTGCTTCAGAGCCATCAGGGCCCGGGCCGTCTCCTCCGGGTCCTGGGTGTAGGAGAAAATGCTCCTCACTCTCTCCTCCGCCTTCATGTCGCCCGTTTTCTGGAAGAGCCTCATCAGCGCGTCCTGATTGACATTCTCGAAAATGTTGGCCACGGCCTTCTTGCGGTGCGCCGTGTCGAACTTGTTGCTGTGGGCAGAGGGGGTGACCCGGCGGCACTCCGAGGACACGTAGGCAGACATGGTGGCTCTTCTCCGGTGGCTGAGTGGCGGTTCTCGGCTCCGGATGTAGCGCTTCAACTCGGTGAGGATGAGTTGCTCGGTGCGCACTGCTGTCGGGAGCGGCTCTGGGAGTGCAGTGAGTGAGTGGAGCAGAGTTGCTGTCAGTATTTATAGATCTGGACTCCAGTGGTGACATCAGCAGTCGTGAAGCAGACAGAAGCGCCTCCTCCCGGAGAGCAGCTCCTACCAGCACTCCTCTGAATGATGAAACCAGCCTGCAAAATATCTCTACATCTGTCTGATGGGAGGTTTGAAGTAAACAAACTGCTTACTGAGACATATTCTGGAGTGTTGGAATATAAATTAACTGCATGCCTCAATGCACCAAGTTGCCACGAGATAACTAATAATTTAGTAGACTCTAAGTGCAAAGAATTCAATCCTCAACACTgagttaaaaatgtcatttaagtTGCGTTAAATGACCCATCAGTAGGTACGAAATACACAGTGAAGTATAgtgtaaaaatgcagttaaaactACAAAGCCAGGATTTTAAAATTCACCTAAGTACAATAAAACTACAGTAGCAGTGTCAGTAAATTTCTGTCTCCTCTATTTCTAGATTATTAATGGTGCAGTCAAGCAGGTCAGGTCAAAgcaatttttcattttgcagcagCCGAGGTGGAGAGAACTTTGCGTGAACTAATCTCGGCATTTTACAAAGTAAATCATCAAGTGTATTCAGTGTATgtaagaatgtctgcttagctttcagggagggccggtgatggtcacacacatgcactaaatattaaaatatttggctgcaagactaaaatatgcatcaatctcatacaatgttgacacctcttttgtggagttaaacaatgagaacaaatgcagacaaaaaaaagaagaaaaaagataaaagtaaATCATCAAGTGTATTCAGTGTAACAGTATGATAAAAGATAAAGGTACATTACTatacaaaagtttggggtcacttagaaatgtcctttttttgtaaagaaaagcagggtttttttttaaatgaagatagcTTTCAATGAATCGGAAATAtaatgtagacattgttaatgtggtaaatgactattgtagctggaaaggcatatttttaatggaatatctacataggggtacagaggaacatttccagcaaccatcactcctgtgttctaatgctacattgtgttacgctaatggtgttgaaaggctcattgatgattagaaaacccttgtgcagttatgttagcacatgaataaaattgtgagttttcatggaaaacatgaaattgccttgtgaccccaaacttttgaacagcagtgtatgtCATATATAATGACGTTACGAAGCAAAATGGCACAGCACCATTAAAGAAAATCTACATCAAATTGATCCATCAAATTCAAAtctgtgaataaaataaaacacaatagactaaatacacacacacacacacacatacatatatttatatatatatatatatatatatatatatatatatatatatatatatatatatatatatatatatatatatatatatatatatacacacacccaTAATTGGTAGATCTGTTTGTGTATGCCTGTATGATATGTTCCTAACTCAGATGTAACAATGGAGACATGATGAAACCTGTGATTCtaagaaatttaaaaagcagaaataaaccaTCTAAAACTGTTAGATGTGTTCAGTGCAAGGATGTTCACTTCCAGCATCCAGTGTTGTGACGTAAATATAGTAAAACCAGTGAAATCACACTTTTAagttaaaactttttaaagttgttttaaaagcagcatttacTCTGTAattagctgcaagtgtgggttttACTGTTCCCAAAATGGCTACAGAAGATTATATCTTCCCTTTACAGCTAACAGTGTGCTAAAAATATTAAGCTTAAATTTTGGACTTCACACGGGAGGGTCATTGAGCTGTGTTTACAAATGGAGGTGACCCATGGCCAATGCAGCTGGGCTGAACTGCGTTGATAAGGCTGCAAGGCGTTTCCCTACTTGAGAGTCTCCTCATAAACAACAGCAAGTGTCAATCTCATGCTGGTGCAACCCCCAAGCTCTGCTGAAAAAGCTGTATTTGCCCAAAATTGTCCACTGTAGAAGTGTGCTAGTACCTTATATGGAAAAAGACCCTCAGGAGCATTAGTGGCTGAGGAAGTGTGTTTCTTTCCTGCATGCAGAATGAAGCTCATGCGCGGTATTCCCGGCATGTGGCACTGACTTTATTTGCTGAGTTGAACAATAAACCAAAGATGGTTTGCTCCAGTCTGAAGTGAAACAATACCCAGATCCTCACTGACAGCTTTGTTTTCCAAGTCTGTCAGAACAATGTGTCGCCACAGGATACCTGCCTTGTCTCAGACTGGCATGACAGTTATGACTGGAGACAGAGAATGTCGCTGCACTTCCAgccaaaagtttaaaaaaaaaagtgcaaacagCATATTTATGACCCCAAAGTTGTCCCCAAGCCTCAAGAGACAAGCAACACACAATAAGGTTTCAGCATGGAGACGGAAACCGGAGCCTGAGCTCCTGATCCTATTCTCCTGTCCACACAGTGCATTCAAGCTTTATCATAACAAAGGAGACACTAAATTTAACTGTGGTTCAAAGGTTCTGTCAGCTTTTTCCTATTGAGGGGCATTCTCAGGAGACAGTGGGTTTACTCCCTCATGTATGTCTTGTTTAACTTTTGGCTCAAATTGGAACCTAAGTGTTCCTAAAATAATGTCCAGGTCACTAATGAGACTCGTCATCATCCATTGAGACTTGCAGAATGTCAGAAGTTTGACTTATCTCGATTAGGTAACAGGGTCAATGTTCAGCAGTATCTATGTGGACCAAATTACTGTTTCCCTCCTTGTTATAGTTGTTTATGGTTGTACAGTACTTTTGGTGATAAAATATGATAGTACATGTATCTGGAACcacatttacagctttttattAATGGTAACCAGGCATTAGATGTTTTGAGTTCCAAAAAGGTGTTGGGTTTTGGGCGCATTTGGAAATGCTCcaaaatgatttcatgtttgggACAGCAAAGGAAGGTTATGTAATGCAGCAGGGAGACAGACCTTAATTGTTTTACAGACTATATCATTTGATGTGGAGCCTGACACTCTTCAAtgagcaaataaaacaaaatctaaaCTGGAAGGGCTGTGTCACATGTTAATAACTACACAGTGAGGTTAACACACCACAGTTTGCTCAACAGTGTAAGACACAAGGCACCTTTGTTATCATACAGCTGCAATGGTCAGCAACAGATTTTACAGCAAATATAGCAGTTGACTCTCCATCCCAATGTAGCCTAGGAGAATttcaagaaaatgcaaattattacCTGCTTGCATCTTTCTACTACAATGTGAATTGTATGAATGAATTGGTTATGAATTATGAATTGGTTCAAAAGAGGTTCAAAAGACAACAAGATGTTTTAACAGAAAGAGCTTCAGTTACACCTCaaaccatgaaaaaaataacgTAGACAGGatgatggatgtgtgtgtgttactttgTTATTCGCATATGGCGATTTTTCATCTCTCCTCAAGACCAGAAACTTCACTGGATCTAAGGAAGTCCCACACTTGTATGTCATCATTTTTCACTAAGTCTGTTTCCAAATGTTGCTTTTATTCATACAATGACTTTTCCACTTTAGCCAAGTgcaaaaactttatttgcagtgtatttttagattatatatattttaaaatgttcattaaCAATCTCATGGAAACACACCTACAAGTTCTcagtcataaaaaaaacaacagccaaaTGCTGCTTCAACATGCTACAGTTCACAGTAACATAATTGACAACAGGGTCCCCACACAGTGATCAGAAACACACTGTTTACCTTGAAAGTCACCGGTTCAATCCTGTTGGCAGTTTGTCCTGCATGTTTCAAATTTGGGATTTAAAAGAGATTTGTGCAAGCTCAAAACAAATTTATGCTACTTAGTCGTCAGTTCATCGCTTCTTCTATTGCAGAGAGATAGATGAGAAAAGGGATATCACTCTCACAGTTGTGCATTAAATAAAGCATCATGTGTACTTCAAAGTGGGACATTCTCTATATTGTATACATTAGCAAAGCAGTCTGGGTCAAAGTCCTTGgatgttgttttcattcagcAATCCATTCGACTcctgttttatgttttgcagACAGAtctgaaattaaactatttGATTACAGACTAGTTTTGAAGCATtgaaaaaatagctaaaaaaaatcagatcTGAAAGTTGATGAATAAGCAATGGTTGAGAGATTATAATAGTAAGTAATttcaaaaaactgcatttcaatCTGAAATCttttatgaacataaaaaatcaATGGAGTGCTTGATTACATTTAGGCAAGTGACCAGAACTctgttgaaatgttttcttttcatggtATTTTGGACTAAAACTCTCCCTTCCGTATGTACTACTTAATCCTATTGAACATATTTAACCTTGTTTTTTGCACTGGCTGTTTCCCCTGTTTACATTCTGTGTGCTAAGCCTACCAGCTGCTAACGGTAGCTGCTTTTCAAAAGGAAGAAGTGGGAGTGCTTTGAAAGATAAACTACTTCTTTAAAGAATATAGAATCATCTGTCATTTCTTCTTGTCAGTTTTTCTTAATCCTCTATGATTTTCCCTTGTTCTGTTACATGAAGTCATAGTGTGTACAGACTATATTGATATTAGCATTACAGCATGTGTTCAGTACAATTACAATTTAATCCGCATCACATGGGattcttggaaaaatgttgtgttaGGGAAACCTTTGAACAGACAGTAATTCTTGTTGAAACAGTAAGTGacataagaaaacaaaatgacagcattccTACACACTAAAACTCCTGTCATTCAGAGATACGGAGTGATCTCCAGGTTATAGGGTGTTTGCTTTCCTCTAATATGGACATGGAATGTTTTGTAAAGGCCTCAGTTCCTGTTTGCTGTCCTTCATGTGTAATCTGCACGAAACGTTCCCAATATCTTTGACGATTTCAGTGTTAGACACATGAAGTTAGCAGAGATAGCTTTATCAGAACATGGCACACAGTGCTTGTAAGACTTTGATCATTGAAgtgaatgttgatgaaaatattctgtgttttggaaaaattaaaaacaacactgaaaaggaTATAAATGCTTATTCAGTTCATGCTAAAGAATTCCACTGGTCCACTGTaatgaaaacagctgttttcattACAGCTGTCcggtatataaataaaaaaaacaaacctaatAGGGTAAATGAGCTGGTAATAACAAGTGCAAAGTCCTAATTAGTGTTGGATTTCccagaaaaaggcaaaatgatTAAACACATTTAGCATAATGCATGAATTTAACAGCTGCTCCATTAAGtcttaatgttttctttgtttcatacATAAAATGCTCTAAAATGGGTTTTTCTCAAACCTGCACAAAGGCTTCAGAgaaattgtcaattttttgtttaatcatGAGCTTTTGTTCCACAGCCCACTGGGTTGAACAGTATCACAGTCACAATAGACCCAGGCGGTGACACTTGCACGCAAAGTACAGTTCATGTTTCCTTTTTCCTCTGCTCCTCCCACCCTCTACCACCACGCCCGAGGGACCAGCCAGTGCATACAGATTAAATGACTGAGAGCTGAGTCCTCATAGATACCCAGGGAATGCGAGGCGCTATCGCACTGAACCGGTTCAATCTGGCTGCCGCTTGATTCATGCCTGACTGCACCACAGGGGCCCAAGGCCAAATCTACTGTTCATCTGTCCACGTGATGCTCCCTAGTCAGGATCCTGAGCTGTGCCTTCATGTCCAAGCCCCACTAGATCAGGTGGATCATATTAAGGTCACTGGTATACAGAAGTCTGTTGAAAGATGTTACACTGGTATGCCCTCCTTACACCTCCAAGGCTTATGTTACTCATAGCTGCCTTTGTTGTGCTGCACACACTGCCTTTTACTTTGCAGGGCCTGTTCTCATATGCATAGATAATGTCCTCAAGACGTCAGCATATTACTTGAAAGCTGTCAGATGGTAAGTTTGGTAGAAACATTCTTATTCCCCACAGAACAAATCCAACTGACTTAGATGATCCCATGATTTCTCATTAAGTGCCACCATGaggatgatattttttttccattattacATTTAGATACCTTAATGTCCTGCAGATATACATAATCTCTAGAGGACACATCCTAAAGTCTTACATCTTCGTAAAACTTTTCAGAATAATCATCAGTCTATGTCCAAATTCAAATTCGCCCACTGTTTTGTACCTTGTGTTTGGTAGTCCTTAAAGCTTTAGTAAAAAGcaaactggacttctcttttttgttcttgaagacatttcacctctcaccCAGATGTTTCTCATCCAAGGCTTCATCAGTTCAGAACTGAAGTATTGTTGGCATGCAAACAGGCTCCACTCAAATGGTGATTGTAAATACTTACCTGTTAAATCTCAGTGTAGTAACATTGTCatttttagcatgttagcatgttgacATTAGCCTTTAGCACTAACCGCTGGTGTGGCCATATATCTGCTGCAAACTTTTCCACCTTGGAGGTCCCTACATGTTAATAAAACACAATTCCTCCACCATCAATCTCCCCCGGGTTGCAGAGCATAGCACATTCATGGAAAATATCACCTGGTAATATTATGGCTAAAAGGGTGTGGCacagtttgttatttgtttCTATTACATCAAACTCATTCTCAACTGCAGCTGTACCAAATGCAGTTGCAGttgagaattttaaaaacagcattaatgtGAAGTGACTGCTTGTAATAAGTTATTTAGTCTCTACAGTACTGTTTTGAAAAGATGAAACtaagttgttctttttttttttcaaatgtcagtCTGGACCAGTGATTAGGACAAGGAAACTAATTGTAGCCTACCTCCAAACTCTCCCAAGTGTCTCTTATTCACAGcgcccaaaaaataaaaatttgcttAAGGCTAAAGGGTTAATGGGCAAGTCTCACTGTTCCAAGCCCTTGAATTTTTATAAGTGCAATACTAGACTGGCAGGGTAGCCCCTTTAAGTGCAATCAGTGCTTTAAACTGATGACACAGATAGATAAAAACACATAGCAATCTTGGTTATGGATGACTGATGGAATACCCACATGTGAGCGCAGTTTAAAGCTCACAGCAGCGTAGATagcaaaaacagctaaaaaacacacatgttCATATACACTGTTATAGCTTGTGTTTATCATTAGCACAGCCTGCAGAGCAGGGTAGCATGCTAAACCTCTCTACACCCCTGTGAAGTAACCCTGGATGCACTACTGCTGACAGCTTAGCAGGAGCTCAGATGCCTTTTGCTGTCTCCATGGTGATAAAGGGGAAGACAACAAGAGAGTCAGCGGGTGGAGGTGGAAAGACAGGCAGGATACTGCGAGGGTTTGACTGGGTCACCATAACACTGCACCAGCAAACAAGCAGTGACTCAGTGCATTTGATGAATTGTAACATCCTGTTGTACTGGTGGAAGGACAGTCTCCATAGAGCCTGGTTGAGTCTCACACTCTACTGAGTAAACTGGAAAAGGTTACACTGGACGCAGGTGGTTGTTTGTATGCTTTAACTTGAATTTTGTTCTCACACAGTTAAACATATCTAAAAAAAGATCAATATAAATCATGACTTCATATCACCCTCCTAAGGTTATTACACCCTACTTCTTCCTacttttatgtctcatttacTCAGCCAAAGTATGCTTCAGTTTgctgactcacacactacttggAGCTTCCAATGCAACCACAGTCTTGTCCTGTCTGTATCTTCTTTACTGCAGTACATAAATGAACGGATGTGAGATGGTCAAATATGCTGACCCCATATTAAACACAACTGAGAACCAACATGAATTGATAGCACTTGGTCCAGCACCAGGTAAAGGAAAGTGCTGGAGCTGGCCGACTGCAGGTCCATTGTTTGTTGCAGCAGGAGGGCAAGGTCAAAGTAGAGACACCGGACGGAAGAACACGCAAgtctgaaatgatgaaaaagttGGTGGCAGGATAAATTTGACAGAATACGCCCTTTAATAGGAGGTGTCACGCTAAGTTTGCTCATCTGTCTTGTCTGTGGTTTATATGACATTTTAGCAATTACTCTTTAATAACACTAACAGAAACTTAAGGTTTGGAAGCACATACAGAATCCAGTTCAAGCAAACATTTTGAATATTGAAGACtgttttacacacaaacactcaagtTTTAAAATATACTTGAAGgagtagtttgacattttgtaaagtATGTTTATTCACTTTTTGCAGAAAGCTAGACAAAAATGTCAAGGTTTGCTGTGAGGCTTTGTCCACACCAGTGCAGATATTTTTCTTGATGGATATTTAGCActctattttaaataaaattcatgCCAGTGAAGTAATGCAGCAATACCAATTAAAGTTTAAAGTTGTAactggtcagaaatgacacaaggaccgagtgattaaattttggcagtgatgcagtttatagtccggatttgttgaagacttctgtatcactgcgagatagcgtcacggcatcactgtaactatgacaacaaatgaagactacgtcagctgcctgctgatcatcacattatcgtgatcctactacaaatccaccactgcggacttatcgagacttatctgtcagaaatgatgtaaggaacaattgattaaattgtgggggtgtttccgagtcccatcaattcccaccacccactacatatttaggtcacacgatttggtatccatacataatgtgcATAAcgcacgcctgtgctcagtgcaagatcattttgtttgtgtacatctatactaaatggccacattctatgatttctgccacaaattttttcaagatttcatccgtcggaaatgatacgactgagcagctttggcagagtactgtcatctctgagtgcttttcttgttattttatgtGCATGCTCTTTATACAACTGAGCAGTGTCACAAATTGAGGTGTGAGAATGTCATTTCCCAAATTCTCCATTTTGCAAGTCTACAGGGATAACATAAAaccacaatttatttatttatttatttatttttgttttaaatctgtaCTTTCTAAAGTAAATTGTCTCAGTTTAGGTGACCTTAAAGAGCCCCAAAACATACttagaaatgtttgttttgctcaatatacacacatggacaaaattgttggtacccctcggttaatgaaagaaaaacccacaatggtcacagaaatcacttgaatctgacaa
Above is a genomic segment from Amphiprion ocellaris isolate individual 3 ecotype Okinawa chromosome 6, ASM2253959v1, whole genome shotgun sequence containing:
- the tcima gene encoding transcriptional and immune response regulator a: MSAYVSSECRRVTPSAHSNKFDTAHRKKAVANIFENVNQDALMRLFQKTGDMKAEERVRSIFSYTQDPEETARALMALKQRKKDKFLQITGMVRQLLKLR